In the Jatrophihabitans endophyticus genome, one interval contains:
- a CDS encoding polysaccharide biosynthesis C-terminal domain-containing protein yields the protein MTVVVTGAAGFLGWHLRCALRAAGVTDVRTVDRAQWSSPAELDAATRGATTVYHLAGANRAEPDELRDANSSLAATLTASLDRTVPTPPTVVFANSIQAGNGTPFGDGKSAASSHLADWGRSRGARIVDARLPNLFGEHGRPRYNSVVATFCDQLARGEEPTIHEDRELPLLHVQDAVDRLVSAADDGSTTDPRFDVEPTSVSAVLGTLREFSGRYATGDIPDVGDHFRLALFNTYRSFTFPHAFPILPVLHADDRGRLFEFARSGGQGQSFASTTAPGRVRGEHWHRRKVERFLVLAGTAEIRLRRLFDEEVVTFRVDGDTPAIVDMPTMWAHSLTNVGDGELVTLFWASPLLDPEDPDTFREPVDHHQVA from the coding sequence ATGACCGTCGTCGTCACGGGTGCGGCGGGCTTCCTCGGCTGGCACCTGCGCTGCGCGCTGCGGGCGGCGGGGGTCACCGACGTGCGTACCGTCGACCGGGCGCAGTGGTCGTCACCGGCCGAGCTCGACGCGGCGACGCGGGGCGCCACGACGGTGTACCACCTCGCGGGCGCGAACCGTGCCGAGCCCGACGAGCTGCGCGATGCGAACTCCTCGCTGGCCGCGACGCTCACGGCGTCGCTCGACCGGACGGTGCCGACGCCGCCCACCGTGGTCTTCGCCAACTCGATCCAGGCCGGCAACGGGACGCCCTTCGGCGACGGCAAGTCGGCCGCGAGCAGCCACCTGGCCGACTGGGGACGCAGCCGCGGTGCACGCATCGTCGACGCCCGGTTGCCGAACCTGTTCGGCGAGCACGGCCGACCGCGCTACAACTCGGTGGTCGCCACGTTCTGCGACCAGCTCGCCCGCGGCGAGGAGCCCACGATCCACGAGGACCGGGAACTGCCCCTGCTGCACGTGCAGGACGCCGTCGACCGGCTCGTCTCGGCGGCCGACGACGGCTCCACCACCGATCCACGGTTCGACGTCGAACCGACGAGCGTCTCGGCCGTGCTCGGGACGCTGCGCGAGTTCAGCGGCCGGTACGCGACGGGCGACATCCCCGACGTCGGCGACCACTTCCGCCTCGCGCTGTTCAACACCTACCGTTCGTTCACGTTCCCCCACGCCTTCCCGATCCTGCCGGTGCTCCACGCCGACGACCGCGGCCGGCTGTTCGAGTTCGCGCGATCCGGTGGCCAGGGTCAGTCGTTCGCGTCGACGACGGCGCCGGGACGGGTGCGGGGCGAGCACTGGCATCGACGCAAGGTCGAGCGGTTCCTGGTGCTGGCGGGTACCGCGGAGATCAGGCTGCGTCGGCTCTTCGACGAGGAGGTCGTGACGTTCCGGGTCGACGGCGACACCCCCGCCATCGTCGACATGCCCACCATGTGGGCGCATTCGTTGACGAATGTCGGCGACGGCGAGCTGGTGACCCTGTTCTGGGCCAGCCCCCTGCTCGACCCGGAAGATCCCGACACCTTCCGCGAGCCGGTCGACCATCACCAGGTCGCGTAG
- a CDS encoding polysaccharide biosynthesis protein encodes MSRSIPGSTVLITGGTGSFGSTMVRRLLTGDVGTVKILSRDEAKQDDLRRALGDPRAKFYLGDVRDRDSVAEAMDGVDHVFHAAALKQVPSCEFFPAQAVRTNVQGSANVIDAAADAGAASVVCLSTDKAVYPVNAMGMTKALMEKTAQAFARNNPASGTVVSVVRYGNVMYSRGSVIPLFVEQALAGRPLTVTDPHMTRFLMSLAESVQLVEYAFEHASPGDLFVRKAPASTVADLAAAVSRLLGGEQAPVTIGTRHGEKLYETLLSREEMVYAQDRGDYYRVPLDARSLDYGLYFDEGDRRQIDQDDYTSHNTRRLDVEGTVELLHTLPEVQALLGGRAG; translated from the coding sequence ATGTCACGAAGCATCCCGGGCTCGACGGTGCTGATCACCGGAGGGACCGGGTCGTTCGGCTCCACGATGGTCCGACGGCTGCTCACGGGCGACGTCGGCACGGTCAAGATCCTGAGCCGGGACGAGGCCAAGCAGGACGACCTCAGGCGCGCCCTGGGCGATCCCCGCGCGAAGTTCTACCTGGGCGACGTGCGCGACCGCGACAGCGTCGCCGAGGCGATGGACGGCGTGGACCACGTCTTCCACGCGGCCGCGCTCAAGCAGGTGCCCTCGTGCGAGTTCTTCCCGGCCCAGGCCGTGCGGACGAACGTCCAGGGCAGCGCCAACGTCATCGACGCCGCCGCCGACGCCGGCGCGGCGTCCGTCGTCTGCCTGAGCACCGACAAGGCGGTCTACCCGGTCAACGCGATGGGCATGACGAAGGCCCTGATGGAGAAGACCGCGCAGGCCTTCGCCCGCAACAACCCGGCGTCGGGCACCGTCGTCTCGGTCGTCCGGTACGGCAACGTCATGTACTCCCGGGGTTCGGTCATCCCCCTGTTCGTGGAGCAGGCGCTCGCCGGCCGGCCGCTCACGGTCACCGACCCGCACATGACGCGGTTCCTCATGTCGCTCGCGGAGTCGGTGCAGCTGGTCGAGTACGCCTTCGAGCACGCGAGCCCCGGCGACCTGTTCGTCCGCAAGGCACCCGCGTCGACGGTCGCCGATCTCGCCGCGGCGGTCTCGCGGCTGCTCGGCGGCGAGCAGGCGCCGGTGACCATCGGCACGCGGCACGGCGAGAAGCTCTACGAGACCCTCCTCAGCCGCGAGGAGATGGTCTACGCCCAGGACCGCGGTGACTACTACCGGGTCCCCCTGGACGCCCGGTCGCTGGACTACGGCCTCTACTTCGACGAGGGCGACCGTCGCCAGATCGACCAGGACGACTACACGTCGCACAACACCCGCAGGCTGGACGTGGAGGGCACCGTCGAGCTGCTGCACACCCTGCCCGAGGTGCAGGCGTTGCTCGGCGGGCGCGCCGGATGA
- the wecB gene encoding non-hydrolyzing UDP-N-acetylglucosamine 2-epimerase produces MTVVGTRPEIIRLSRVIIRLDDEFDHQLVHTGQNWDPQLSDVFFRELGLRQPDHWLQVPVTSLGATLGGVLSGVEPVLAEQRPDAVLILGDTNSCLAAIMAKRMGIPVFHMEAGNRCFDENVPEETNRRIVDHTADFNLCYTEHARRNLLAEGLPARRVFVTGSPMAEVLAAYRDQIDGSDVLSRLGLEPGDYYVASLHRQENIDDPARLATLLAAVDGLARDTGRRVVVSTHPRLRRHLGAQQDGHHSGVQFLEPFGYFDYNQLQQHARCVLSDSGTISEESAISGFPAVTVRDSMERPEALDGGNIVLTGVDEAAIRRAVQLVSAQWESGVRPAVPAAYAVPDVSLRVSRLIAGLAGVHGGWLGLRAPATTDPTR; encoded by the coding sequence ATGACCGTGGTTGGCACCCGGCCGGAGATCATCCGGCTGTCCAGGGTCATCATCCGGCTCGACGACGAGTTCGACCACCAGCTCGTCCACACCGGCCAGAACTGGGATCCGCAGCTCAGCGACGTGTTCTTCCGCGAACTGGGGCTGCGGCAACCCGATCACTGGCTACAGGTCCCCGTCACCTCGCTCGGAGCCACGCTCGGCGGCGTCCTGTCGGGGGTGGAGCCGGTTCTGGCGGAGCAACGGCCGGACGCGGTCCTCATCCTGGGCGACACCAACAGCTGCCTGGCGGCGATCATGGCGAAGCGGATGGGAATCCCGGTCTTTCACATGGAGGCCGGCAATCGGTGTTTCGACGAGAACGTGCCCGAGGAGACGAATCGGCGCATCGTCGACCACACCGCCGACTTCAACCTCTGCTACACCGAACACGCCCGGCGCAACCTCCTGGCGGAGGGGCTCCCCGCCCGCCGGGTGTTCGTCACCGGGTCACCCATGGCCGAGGTCCTCGCCGCCTACCGGGACCAGATCGACGGCTCGGACGTCCTCTCGCGGCTCGGCCTGGAACCGGGTGACTACTACGTGGCCTCCCTGCACCGGCAGGAGAACATCGACGACCCGGCGCGGCTGGCGACGCTGCTGGCTGCTGTCGACGGGCTCGCCCGCGACACCGGCCGTCGGGTGGTGGTCAGCACGCACCCCCGCCTGCGACGTCACCTCGGTGCGCAGCAGGACGGCCACCACAGCGGTGTGCAGTTCCTCGAACCCTTCGGCTACTTCGACTACAACCAGCTCCAGCAGCACGCCCGGTGCGTGCTGTCCGACAGCGGCACGATCAGCGAGGAGTCCGCCATCTCCGGCTTTCCCGCCGTCACCGTCCGCGATTCGATGGAGCGCCCCGAGGCGCTCGACGGCGGCAACATCGTGCTCACCGGCGTCGACGAGGCCGCGATCCGCCGGGCCGTCCAACTCGTCAGCGCCCAGTGGGAGTCGGGCGTACGGCCGGCCGTCCCGGCGGCGTACGCGGTGCCCGACGTCTCGCTGCGGGTGAGCCGACTCATCGCCGGGCTCGCCGGCGTGCACGGTGGATGGCTCGGGCTACGTGCTCCCGCAACCACTGACCCGACTCGATGA
- a CDS encoding CgeB family protein: MRVGVVGPIYDDSFAENVVVTLQQMGYDAVSLGSPGLPVGKLSAKVTELARRFGAEAEQLTQRAVVARAARARCDVVISILHGLMPDIVAALKDVSDKVCLWYPDAVANVGRMAMAAAPYDALFFKDSWLAQRLRDVYGLPAHYLPEACNPTWHRPIGDYGREPHIVVVGSVYPTRARLLERLIRDGVPLKIHGNGLPRWLAGGALADVPRGAYIAREEKAAAFRRARGVLNNLHPGEMVGVNCRLFEAAASGGAVLCERRDGLGDVFDEPSEVLAFSSYDELLGHCRTLLAGPDVGRAVGAAASERARHEHSYERRLTAMLGELHA; encoded by the coding sequence GTGCGCGTAGGCGTCGTCGGGCCGATCTACGACGACAGCTTCGCCGAGAACGTCGTCGTCACGCTGCAGCAGATGGGATACGACGCCGTTTCGCTCGGCAGCCCCGGCCTTCCCGTCGGGAAGTTGTCGGCCAAGGTCACCGAGTTGGCGCGCCGATTCGGCGCCGAGGCCGAGCAGCTGACTCAGCGGGCCGTCGTCGCGCGGGCGGCGAGGGCGCGCTGCGACGTCGTCATCTCGATCCTGCACGGTCTAATGCCCGACATCGTCGCCGCGCTCAAGGACGTCAGTGACAAGGTCTGCCTCTGGTACCCGGACGCGGTCGCCAACGTCGGCCGCATGGCCATGGCTGCGGCGCCCTACGACGCGCTGTTCTTCAAGGACAGCTGGCTGGCGCAGCGGCTGCGCGACGTCTACGGCCTGCCCGCCCACTACCTGCCCGAGGCGTGCAACCCGACGTGGCATCGGCCGATCGGCGACTACGGCCGCGAACCGCACATCGTCGTCGTGGGCTCGGTCTACCCGACGCGCGCCCGACTGCTCGAGCGGTTGATCCGTGACGGCGTGCCGCTGAAGATTCACGGCAACGGGCTGCCGCGGTGGCTGGCCGGGGGCGCCCTGGCCGACGTGCCGCGGGGTGCCTACATCGCCCGCGAAGAGAAGGCGGCGGCCTTCCGTCGCGCGCGCGGCGTGCTCAACAACCTGCACCCGGGGGAGATGGTGGGCGTCAACTGCCGCCTGTTCGAGGCCGCGGCCTCGGGTGGCGCCGTGTTGTGCGAGCGTCGCGACGGACTCGGCGATGTCTTCGACGAGCCGAGCGAGGTGCTCGCGTTCTCGTCCTACGACGAGCTGCTGGGGCACTGCCGGACCCTGCTGGCCGGACCGGACGTCGGGCGCGCCGTCGGAGCCGCGGCATCCGAACGCGCCCGCCATGAGCACTCCTACGAACGCAGGCTGACCGCCATGCTGGGCGAATTGCACGCTTGA
- a CDS encoding class I SAM-dependent methyltransferase — MGMSEQTKSRFYRAYATTHAGVRASADDDLAFRRDVYPHLPADRAIRTLDVGCGQGGLVRALRDCGYAAAEGIDVSPEQVELAHAAGIASVTLGDFRSDLPPASFDVVTATDFLEHLSKDEVVEAFDRVLDLLVPGGRFIARVPNMVSPFAGNYHFGDFTHETAFTARSLRQIGSATGFDQADVHPCDPIRHGLISNVRGLVWRVFSLAMKLSLASETGVLRGHLVTQNVVAVFSKPLVPTER, encoded by the coding sequence ATGGGAATGTCCGAACAGACCAAGTCGCGATTCTACCGGGCTTACGCGACTACCCATGCCGGCGTGCGCGCCTCGGCCGACGACGACTTGGCGTTCCGACGCGACGTCTACCCCCATCTACCCGCCGACCGTGCGATCCGCACACTCGATGTCGGGTGCGGGCAGGGCGGTCTCGTCCGCGCGCTGCGCGACTGCGGTTACGCCGCGGCCGAGGGCATCGACGTCAGTCCGGAGCAGGTGGAGCTGGCCCACGCTGCCGGTATCGCGTCGGTGACCTTGGGCGATTTCCGCAGCGATCTGCCGCCGGCCAGCTTCGACGTGGTGACGGCGACGGACTTCCTGGAGCACCTGTCCAAGGACGAGGTGGTGGAGGCTTTCGACCGCGTGCTCGACCTGCTGGTGCCGGGCGGTCGGTTCATCGCGCGCGTTCCGAACATGGTGAGTCCGTTCGCCGGTAACTACCACTTCGGCGACTTCACCCACGAGACGGCCTTCACGGCTCGCAGTCTGCGACAGATCGGGTCCGCCACCGGCTTTGACCAGGCCGACGTCCACCCCTGCGACCCGATCCGGCACGGGCTGATCAGCAACGTCCGCGGCTTGGTGTGGAGGGTGTTCTCGTTGGCCATGAAGCTCTCTCTCGCGAGTGAGACCGGCGTGCTGCGCGGTCATCTGGTCACGCAGAACGTCGTCGCCGTCTTCTCGAAGCCGCTCGTACCCACCGAGCGGTAG
- a CDS encoding oligosaccharide flippase family protein — protein sequence MTAQVPEDTPPIGSWARVGRRASAVIGFGTVRGTALANAATSVVAAGTSIGLARVLGAEGRGVYAAATTYFGIALVFFELGLGSAVVYYAARDPDRRAAQVRTCGLLLVPLSVAASLLAVVLGATAFDEHSARTAFFIVPACIVVSFAGTGATFALQATALTGWNLTRLLQPVLFLVVVAVLWSASALTIATTMWALAVSLLGQTLFARRWFARWGHGGRWDRNVARDLLRYGLLNVTSTAPNNINGRFDQLVLAVVGSAAALGQYAVAVTLSLLAGPLAVAFGNVAFPRLAAGSDPLHTIRRSVRGATVLALGIEIVIVVVAPWIVPALFGPQFGDVVHLLLILAPGAVAFTVNQVLGDLLRGLGRPGLVSRCEWTGVVGTVAGLALFAPTYGAVAAAWTSTAVYVAVHVLLRLALRRALRERDAGLPSPVNGARFAS from the coding sequence ATGACGGCGCAGGTACCCGAGGACACGCCGCCGATCGGCAGCTGGGCCCGCGTCGGTCGTCGGGCCTCGGCCGTGATCGGGTTCGGGACGGTGCGCGGTACCGCGCTCGCGAACGCCGCCACCAGCGTCGTCGCCGCCGGTACGAGCATCGGGCTGGCGCGCGTCCTGGGCGCCGAGGGCCGCGGCGTCTACGCCGCGGCCACGACCTACTTCGGCATCGCCCTCGTCTTCTTCGAGCTGGGCCTCGGGTCGGCCGTGGTCTACTACGCCGCGCGCGACCCGGATCGCCGGGCCGCGCAGGTGCGCACGTGCGGCCTGCTGCTTGTCCCGCTGAGCGTTGCGGCGAGCCTGCTCGCGGTGGTACTCGGCGCCACGGCGTTCGACGAGCATTCGGCCCGCACGGCGTTCTTCATCGTGCCTGCCTGCATCGTCGTCTCGTTCGCGGGCACCGGCGCGACCTTCGCGCTGCAGGCGACCGCACTGACGGGATGGAACCTCACCCGGCTGCTGCAGCCGGTGCTGTTCCTGGTGGTGGTCGCGGTGCTCTGGTCGGCGTCCGCGTTGACCATCGCCACCACCATGTGGGCGCTCGCTGTCTCGCTGCTCGGTCAGACGCTGTTCGCGCGCCGCTGGTTCGCTCGCTGGGGTCACGGCGGTCGGTGGGACCGGAACGTGGCGCGGGACCTGCTCCGCTACGGCCTGCTCAATGTCACCTCCACCGCGCCCAACAACATCAACGGCAGGTTCGACCAGCTCGTGCTCGCCGTCGTGGGTTCGGCGGCGGCGCTCGGGCAGTACGCCGTGGCGGTAACGCTCAGCCTGCTCGCCGGTCCGCTCGCCGTCGCCTTCGGCAACGTGGCCTTCCCCAGACTGGCCGCTGGTTCCGATCCACTGCACACGATCCGCAGATCGGTCCGGGGGGCGACCGTCCTCGCGCTCGGCATCGAGATCGTGATCGTCGTCGTGGCGCCCTGGATCGTGCCCGCCCTATTCGGCCCTCAGTTCGGCGACGTGGTGCACCTGCTGCTGATCCTGGCCCCGGGCGCGGTCGCATTCACCGTCAACCAGGTCCTCGGCGACCTGCTGCGCGGTCTCGGCCGGCCGGGTCTCGTGTCCCGGTGTGAGTGGACCGGCGTGGTCGGCACCGTGGCCGGCTTGGCACTCTTCGCGCCCACTTACGGCGCTGTTGCCGCGGCGTGGACGTCTACCGCGGTGTACGTAGCGGTGCACGTACTGTTGCGGCTGGCATTGCGACGGGCCCTGCGGGAGCGCGACGCCGGCCTCCCTAGCCCTGTGAACGGAGCACGCTTTGCGTCCTGA
- a CDS encoding glycosyltransferase, translated as MTTRIALLTQGLGVGGGVPSVARWLRDAMRAEGFTVDVHDVATSGRDPHSRGLTRPRTWVRPSLRGGRSDDLDATLWGANLVELEPMRYRPRRELTRVLAGYDLVQVVAGAPALAWIASRVGRPVALQVATTVAWERAAKGVDGSAAVARWRGLMTAATSRVEDRALRRADVVFVENTEMLAHAQRSGARRAVLAPPGVDTDRFRPHPAGWQSAGPVLSVCRLGERRKRLDRLVAAYAELARRRPDAPPLLLAGRGPVPDDLAALVARSGCADRISVRADLPADALPQLYRSASVYLQTSQEEGLGVSVLEAMASGIPVVATRTAGAQECLGDERAGVLVGNEDAGNAAAVADAVTGILDAEGHTMARIARERCETRFSTEAGIRRFVDEYERLTATARPR; from the coding sequence ATGACGACGCGGATCGCGCTGTTGACGCAGGGCCTCGGCGTGGGCGGCGGCGTCCCGTCGGTGGCGCGGTGGTTGCGCGACGCGATGCGCGCCGAGGGGTTCACCGTCGACGTCCACGACGTGGCGACGTCGGGCCGCGACCCGCACAGTCGCGGGCTCACGCGGCCGCGCACCTGGGTGCGACCGTCGCTCCGCGGCGGCCGTTCCGACGACCTCGACGCCACCCTGTGGGGCGCGAACCTCGTCGAGCTCGAGCCGATGCGCTACCGGCCGCGGCGCGAGCTCACCCGCGTGCTCGCCGGTTACGACCTCGTCCAGGTGGTGGCGGGCGCGCCGGCGCTGGCCTGGATCGCGTCGCGGGTGGGCCGCCCCGTCGCGCTGCAGGTGGCCACCACCGTGGCGTGGGAACGCGCGGCCAAGGGGGTGGACGGCTCGGCGGCCGTGGCCAGGTGGCGCGGGCTGATGACGGCCGCCACGTCGCGCGTCGAGGATCGAGCGCTCCGTCGCGCCGACGTCGTGTTCGTCGAGAACACCGAGATGCTCGCCCACGCGCAGCGCTCTGGAGCGCGTCGCGCCGTGCTCGCGCCCCCGGGCGTGGACACCGACCGTTTCCGGCCGCACCCGGCCGGATGGCAGAGCGCCGGTCCCGTGCTGTCGGTCTGTCGACTGGGTGAGCGTCGTAAGCGGCTGGATCGGCTCGTGGCGGCGTACGCCGAGCTCGCGCGACGCCGGCCGGACGCCCCGCCGCTTCTGCTCGCCGGCCGTGGTCCGGTGCCCGACGACCTCGCGGCGCTCGTCGCACGAAGCGGATGCGCCGACCGCATCTCGGTGCGGGCGGACCTGCCCGCCGACGCGTTGCCGCAGCTCTACCGCTCGGCGTCGGTCTACCTGCAGACCTCGCAGGAAGAGGGTCTCGGTGTGTCGGTGCTCGAGGCGATGGCGAGCGGGATTCCGGTCGTGGCCACGCGTACCGCCGGTGCGCAGGAGTGTCTGGGCGACGAGCGGGCCGGCGTGCTGGTCGGTAACGAGGACGCAGGCAATGCCGCGGCGGTCGCCGACGCGGTCACGGGCATCCTCGACGCCGAGGGGCACACCATGGCTCGCATCGCCCGCGAGCGGTGCGAGACACGCTTCTCGACCGAGGCCGGGATACGCCGATTCGTCGACGAGTACGAGCGGCTGACGGCAACCGCGCGGCCCCGATGA
- a CDS encoding nucleotide sugar dehydrogenase, with protein sequence MTRSQNVAIVGQGYVGLPLAMCGVAAGHHVVGIDSDERKVAGLRDGVSHVEDITDALVADALAGGRYRPTSSYDDAAGFDVAVITVPTPLQDGLPDVSHIETAVRQLAPQLRRGALVVLESTTYPGTTDEMVAPLLAELTGLSAGADFLLGYSPERIDPGNPQWHIGNTPKIVSGIDARSLAAVDEFYSGLVDVTVPVASTRQAELAKLLENTFRHINIALVNEIAVFAHQMDIDIWGTIDAAATKPYGFMKFVPGPGVGGHCLPVDPSYLSWQVRRTLGRSSRFIELANDVNNHMPDYVVQRLIEGLNRREKSLRGSRIVVLGASYKRNSADLRESPTIRILELLKQFDAVVTVVDPLVAADALPAHVARADLTESVVRGADAVLIAVAHEVFDFDFVQRHAAYILDTQRVTDGPATDLL encoded by the coding sequence GTGACGCGATCGCAGAACGTCGCCATCGTGGGGCAGGGTTACGTCGGCCTGCCGCTCGCCATGTGCGGCGTGGCCGCGGGCCACCACGTCGTCGGAATCGACAGCGACGAGCGCAAGGTCGCCGGTCTGCGCGACGGGGTGTCCCACGTCGAGGACATCACCGACGCGCTCGTCGCCGATGCGCTCGCCGGCGGCCGCTACCGGCCGACGAGCTCGTACGACGACGCCGCCGGCTTCGACGTCGCCGTCATCACGGTGCCCACGCCGCTGCAGGACGGCCTGCCGGACGTCTCTCACATCGAGACCGCCGTGCGGCAGCTCGCGCCGCAGTTGCGACGGGGCGCGCTGGTGGTCCTGGAGTCCACCACCTACCCCGGCACCACCGACGAGATGGTGGCGCCGCTGCTGGCCGAGCTGACCGGCCTCTCGGCGGGAGCGGACTTCCTGCTCGGTTACAGCCCCGAGCGCATCGACCCCGGCAACCCGCAGTGGCACATCGGCAACACGCCCAAGATCGTGTCCGGCATCGACGCGCGGTCGCTGGCGGCGGTGGACGAGTTCTACTCCGGCCTCGTGGACGTGACCGTCCCCGTCGCCAGCACCCGACAGGCCGAGCTCGCGAAGCTGCTCGAGAACACCTTCCGCCACATCAACATCGCGCTGGTCAACGAGATCGCCGTCTTCGCCCACCAGATGGACATCGACATCTGGGGCACGATCGACGCCGCCGCCACCAAGCCGTACGGGTTCATGAAGTTCGTCCCCGGGCCCGGGGTCGGTGGCCACTGCCTGCCCGTCGACCCGAGCTACCTGTCGTGGCAGGTCAGGCGCACGCTCGGCCGATCGTCCCGGTTCATCGAGCTCGCCAACGACGTCAACAACCACATGCCCGACTACGTGGTGCAGCGCCTGATCGAGGGGCTGAACCGCCGCGAGAAGAGCCTGCGCGGCAGCCGCATCGTGGTCCTCGGCGCGTCGTACAAACGCAATAGCGCAGACCTGCGCGAATCTCCCACCATCCGGATCCTCGAACTGCTCAAGCAGTTCGACGCCGTGGTCACCGTCGTGGATCCGCTGGTCGCCGCCGATGCGCTGCCGGCCCACGTCGCGCGAGCCGACCTGACCGAGAGCGTCGTGCGCGGCGCGGACGCCGTGCTGATCGCGGTGGCCCACGAGGTCTTCGACTTCGACTTCGTCCAGCGTCACGCTGCCTACATACTCGACACCCAGAGAGTGACTGATGGACCAGCCACCGATCTGCTCTAG